A stretch of the Psychroserpens sp. Hel_I_66 genome encodes the following:
- a CDS encoding LysM peptidoglycan-binding domain-containing protein yields the protein MNYKLITLTFGFLFCASVSFGQDSIPKKKEIKRITKADFIEGNSYVIDTIIDGQTYFKQQINIEPVSDSLKTKSLEDHKLAAEIDVKWLEELYSNVLFDTIYESVTNLKYDPVDYPELSTDTLKARLKRLNARTPFNVEYNPSLESVIKSYLKNRRNSMSRLMSLSHYYFPLFEESLDNYDIPLEVKYLAIVESALKPKARSRVGATGLWQFMFGTGKEYGLNVSSYVDERSDPIKSTEAASKYLARLYKIFGDWDLALAAYNSGPGNVSKAIRRSGGYQNYWNIRPNLPRETAGYLPAFLATMYIFEFAEEHGFKIERPNYHYVETDTIHVKQMISLDQVSELVDVPIEELQFLNPSYKLDIIPYIEGEDYTLRLPRDAVGRFVTNEDEIYAHVTAELNKREKPLPQLFDADSKTRYRVRSGDYLGKIARKFGVRVSQIKQWNGLRSNNLKIGQRLTIYPRTPNTSSVKPVSVSTTKRVVTTEGKSTYRVQKGDSLWSISQKFPGVSVQNIKEWNDISSNKLKIGMTLVVSK from the coding sequence ATGAATTATAAGCTTATTACCCTAACCTTTGGCTTTTTGTTTTGCGCCTCAGTTTCTTTTGGTCAGGATTCAATTCCGAAGAAAAAAGAAATAAAGAGAATCACAAAAGCCGATTTTATTGAAGGCAACTCCTATGTCATCGATACCATTATCGATGGTCAAACGTACTTTAAACAACAAATCAATATCGAGCCCGTTTCAGATTCTCTAAAGACCAAATCTTTAGAAGACCATAAATTAGCTGCAGAAATTGATGTAAAATGGTTAGAGGAGTTATACAGCAATGTGTTGTTTGATACCATTTATGAATCTGTAACCAATCTAAAATACGATCCTGTTGATTATCCAGAATTAAGTACAGATACATTAAAAGCAAGATTAAAGCGCTTAAACGCAAGAACCCCTTTTAATGTAGAATATAACCCTTCTTTAGAGAGTGTTATTAAATCATACCTTAAAAATCGTCGCAATTCTATGTCACGATTAATGTCTTTGAGTCACTATTATTTTCCTTTGTTTGAAGAATCTTTAGACAATTATGATATTCCTCTGGAAGTGAAATATTTGGCTATTGTAGAATCTGCTCTTAAGCCAAAAGCGCGCTCTAGAGTTGGTGCAACTGGTTTATGGCAGTTTATGTTTGGTACAGGAAAAGAGTATGGATTAAATGTGAGTAGCTACGTTGATGAACGTAGTGATCCCATAAAATCTACTGAGGCAGCAAGTAAATATCTGGCGAGATTATATAAGATTTTTGGCGATTGGGATTTAGCATTAGCAGCTTATAACTCAGGTCCTGGAAATGTTTCTAAAGCCATTAGAAGATCTGGTGGATACCAAAATTATTGGAACATTAGACCAAACCTTCCACGTGAAACAGCAGGATATTTACCAGCTTTTTTAGCAACAATGTACATTTTTGAATTTGCAGAAGAGCATGGTTTTAAAATAGAAAGACCAAATTATCACTATGTAGAAACAGATACAATTCATGTTAAACAAATGATTTCTTTAGATCAGGTTTCTGAGTTGGTAGATGTGCCTATTGAGGAACTTCAGTTTCTAAACCCATCGTATAAATTGGATATAATTCCTTATATTGAAGGAGAAGATTACACATTACGGTTACCTAGAGACGCTGTTGGTAGATTTGTCACTAATGAGGATGAGATTTATGCTCATGTTACTGCAGAATTGAATAAGCGTGAGAAGCCTCTTCCTCAGTTATTTGATGCAGATAGCAAAACCCGATATAGGGTAAGATCTGGAGATTATCTTGGTAAAATTGCCAGAAAATTTGGCGTTAGGGTAAGCCAAATTAAACAGTGGAATGGATTACGAAGTAACAATCTAAAAATAGGACAGCGATTAACCATATATCCTAGAACACCAAACACGTCTTCGGTGAAACCAGTGAGTGTAAGTACAACAAAAAGAGTAGTTACTACTGAAGGTAAATCTACGTATCGCGTTCAAAAAGGAGATTCATTATGGAGTATCTCGCAAAAATTTCCTGGAGTTTCTGTTCAAAATATTAAAGAATGGAACGATATTAGCAGTAATAAATTGAAAATTGGAATGACACTCGTTGTGTCGAAATAA
- a CDS encoding DUF4837 family protein has product MINKTFSILLLITTLFFSCNDENAKKYAPKSSGNINSLVVVADNLLWENNVGEEIRNVLAASVEGLSKDEPQFSMSQMPPEVFTGFAKNNRTVLKIEKGKEAGVKIARDAFARPQTLVVVSGQTNSDIIEQIKNNSEKIIDAFKKTEITERQRRTSKSLFNDTPIEENLGVSIKFPSAYRIAKSEEDFFWIRRDIETGNVDLLLYEIPLSSIRKGDSAVMDVVRVRDSVGKIHIEGALEDTYMSTEPAFTPFINEVIIDNKPAYETRGLWDLKNAFMSGPFINYAIEDKVNNRYIIAEGYVFAPSIAKREYVFELESIIKSISIK; this is encoded by the coding sequence ATGATTAATAAAACGTTCAGTATACTATTATTGATAACTACTCTATTTTTTTCGTGTAACGATGAAAATGCAAAAAAATATGCTCCTAAATCTTCAGGAAATATTAATAGCTTAGTTGTAGTTGCCGATAATTTACTTTGGGAAAACAATGTTGGAGAAGAAATTAGAAATGTTTTAGCAGCATCTGTTGAGGGGTTATCAAAAGACGAACCTCAATTTTCGATGAGCCAAATGCCACCAGAGGTATTTACTGGTTTTGCGAAAAATAACAGAACTGTTTTAAAAATTGAAAAAGGTAAAGAAGCTGGTGTTAAAATTGCTAGAGATGCTTTTGCTAGACCACAAACGTTGGTAGTTGTTTCTGGTCAAACCAACTCAGACATTATTGAGCAGATTAAAAATAATTCAGAAAAAATTATAGATGCCTTTAAAAAAACAGAGATAACAGAGCGTCAACGTAGAACTAGCAAATCATTGTTTAACGATACTCCAATTGAAGAAAATCTTGGTGTTTCCATTAAATTCCCTTCAGCTTATAGAATTGCAAAATCTGAGGAAGATTTTTTCTGGATTAGACGTGATATAGAAACGGGAAATGTTGATTTGTTGTTATATGAAATTCCCTTATCATCCATAAGAAAAGGTGATAGTGCAGTTATGGATGTTGTTAGAGTTAGAGATTCCGTAGGTAAAATTCATATTGAAGGAGCTCTCGAAGACACTTATATGTCAACAGAGCCAGCTTTTACACCATTTATAAATGAGGTCATTATAGACAATAAACCAGCGTATGAAACTAGAGGGCTTTGGGACTTGAAAAATGCATTTATGTCTGGACCATTTATAAATTATGCTATTGAAGATAAAGTAAATAACCGATATATTATTGCAGAAGGTTATGTATTTGCTCCATCCATAGCTAAACGAGAATATGTTTTTGAGCTGGAATCTATTATTAAATCGATTTCAATAAAATAA
- the tatA gene encoding twin-arginine translocase TatA/TatE family subunit has translation MIASSIFLAPGAWQIILIVVVVLLLFGGKKIPELMRGLGSGIKEFKDASKDEDVTTSTKTKTEKE, from the coding sequence ATGATAGCATCAAGTATATTTTTAGCTCCTGGAGCTTGGCAAATAATTTTAATCGTTGTTGTGGTTTTATTATTGTTTGGAGGAAAGAAAATCCCTGAACTTATGAGAGGACTTGGAAGCGGTATCAAAGAATTTAAAGACGCCAGCAAAGATGAGGACGTTACAACCTCTACTAAAACTAAAACTGAAAAAGAATAA
- a CDS encoding M23 family metallopeptidase — MAAKEKDKKFKRKLLHKYRLVVLNEDTFEERFAIKLTRLNVFVIVSLGSILLIAGTIFLIAFTSLKEYIPGYSSTALKKQATVLNYKTDSLQQVINLNEQYYASIKKVLSGDVSTVEFNRDSIIDASSINPKDLALKPSKEDSLLRELVDKEDKYNVFESTISSTNFVLFPPVNGTISEGYNVKEKHYAVDVVVAKDTPVKATADGTVIFAEWTADTGYVVIIEHSYELISVYKHNASITKQQGDLVKSGEVIAMAGNSGELTSGPHLHFELWNRGYPVNPTNFIDFN, encoded by the coding sequence ATGGCAGCAAAAGAAAAAGATAAAAAATTTAAAAGGAAGTTACTTCACAAGTATCGTTTGGTAGTTCTCAATGAAGATACTTTTGAAGAACGTTTTGCAATAAAACTAACTAGACTTAATGTATTTGTAATCGTGTCTTTAGGAAGTATTTTGCTTATTGCTGGTACCATTTTTTTAATAGCATTTACCTCTTTAAAAGAATATATTCCAGGTTACTCATCAACCGCTTTAAAAAAACAAGCCACGGTTTTAAACTATAAAACAGATTCTCTCCAGCAAGTGATCAACTTAAATGAGCAATATTACGCATCCATAAAAAAAGTATTATCTGGAGATGTGAGTACTGTAGAGTTTAATAGGGATTCAATTATTGATGCATCAAGCATAAACCCTAAAGATTTGGCTTTGAAACCTTCAAAAGAAGATTCGTTACTACGTGAACTAGTAGATAAAGAAGATAAATACAATGTGTTTGAATCTACGATATCATCAACAAACTTCGTCTTGTTTCCTCCTGTGAATGGTACGATTTCCGAAGGATACAACGTCAAAGAAAAACATTATGCAGTAGATGTAGTGGTAGCAAAAGACACACCAGTAAAAGCTACCGCAGATGGGACTGTTATTTTTGCTGAGTGGACTGCAGACACAGGTTACGTCGTTATCATTGAGCATAGTTATGAGCTAATTTCGGTATATAAGCACAATGCATCCATTACCAAACAACAGGGTGATTTGGTGAAGTCTGGAGAAGTTATCGCAATGGCTGGAAATTCTGGAGAATTAACTTCTGGACCACATTTGCATTTTGAGCTTTGGAACAGAGGCTACCCAGTTAATCCTACAAACTTTATAGACTTCAATTAA
- a CDS encoding GH3 auxin-responsive promoter family protein yields MIFLKPILAKLFAKNVRKSVMRWSSNPVETQKKVFETLIKEASSTQFGKDHDFKSIVTHQDFVERVPIRDYEDLKPYVDRVVAGEEDILWKGKPLYFAKTSGTTSGAKYIPLTKESMPTHVEAARNAILMYIAETGNSKFVDGKMIFLQGSPILEEKNGVQLGRLSGIVAHYVPKYLQKNRMPSWETNCIDDWETKVEAIVDETLPEDMTVISGIPSWVQMYFEKINAKTGKKVGEVFKNFNLFIFGGVNYEPYRAKFESLIGRKVDSIELYPASEGFFAFQDKQDEKGMLLQLNSGMFYEFVEASHFFDDKPKRLTISEVKIGVNYVMIVSTNAGLWAYNIGDTVEFTSTKPYRVIVSGRIKHFISAFGEHVIGKEVEVALQEATQDLKINVTEFTVAPQINPDSGLPFHEWFIEFDEAPNDISELTKKIDEAMQKQNSYYYDLIFGNVLQPLKVSTIKKNGFQEYMKSVGKLGGQNKIPRLSNDRKIADALYNLKLLK; encoded by the coding sequence ATGATATTTTTAAAACCAATACTAGCAAAATTGTTTGCCAAGAACGTTAGAAAATCTGTTATGAGGTGGTCTAGCAATCCTGTAGAGACTCAGAAAAAGGTTTTTGAAACGTTAATTAAAGAGGCTTCCAGTACTCAGTTTGGCAAGGATCATGATTTCAAATCCATTGTAACACATCAAGATTTTGTTGAGCGTGTGCCTATTAGAGACTACGAAGACCTTAAGCCTTATGTTGACCGTGTTGTTGCAGGAGAAGAAGACATTCTTTGGAAAGGCAAACCCTTATATTTCGCAAAAACCTCTGGCACCACATCTGGAGCTAAATACATACCATTAACAAAGGAGAGCATGCCAACTCATGTTGAAGCTGCCCGTAATGCGATCTTAATGTATATTGCTGAAACAGGAAATAGCAAATTTGTAGACGGTAAAATGATATTCTTGCAAGGAAGCCCAATTTTGGAAGAAAAAAACGGAGTGCAACTTGGGCGACTTTCGGGTATTGTAGCGCATTATGTCCCTAAATATCTCCAAAAAAATAGAATGCCATCATGGGAGACCAATTGCATTGATGACTGGGAAACCAAAGTCGAAGCTATTGTTGACGAGACATTACCAGAAGATATGACCGTTATTTCTGGGATTCCATCTTGGGTACAAATGTACTTTGAAAAGATAAATGCTAAAACTGGAAAAAAAGTTGGAGAGGTATTTAAAAATTTCAATCTCTTCATATTTGGAGGTGTCAATTATGAGCCTTACCGAGCAAAATTTGAAAGCTTAATTGGTAGAAAAGTTGATAGCATTGAGCTTTATCCTGCAAGTGAAGGCTTTTTTGCTTTTCAAGATAAACAGGATGAAAAAGGGATGCTACTTCAGTTAAATTCTGGGATGTTTTATGAGTTTGTTGAGGCCAGTCATTTTTTTGACGACAAGCCTAAACGTTTAACGATTTCCGAAGTAAAAATTGGAGTCAATTATGTGATGATCGTTTCTACCAATGCAGGTCTATGGGCTTACAATATTGGTGACACTGTTGAGTTTACATCAACAAAACCTTATAGAGTGATTGTTTCGGGTAGGATCAAACATTTTATTTCTGCCTTTGGAGAGCATGTGATTGGGAAGGAAGTTGAGGTTGCTTTGCAGGAGGCAACACAAGATTTAAAGATCAATGTTACTGAGTTTACGGTGGCTCCACAAATAAATCCCGATTCTGGCTTGCCATTTCACGAGTGGTTTATTGAGTTTGACGAAGCGCCAAATGATATTTCTGAATTGACAAAAAAAATTGATGAGGCAATGCAGAAGCAAAATAGCTATTATTATGATTTGATCTTCGGAAATGTGCTACAACCACTCAAGGTATCAACAATTAAGAAAAATGGCTTTCAAGAATATATGAAATCCGTTGGTAAATTGGGCGGACAAAATAAAATCCCAAGGTTATCAAACGACCGAAAAATTGCCGATGCGCTCTACAACTTGAAATTGTTGAAATAA
- a CDS encoding DUF6909 family protein — MNKRKIHERTRAQESSNAIERMYITMRHLFNRGFYKPMGVSGETLRESLLLLRPEIYGSISEEKAELEGLLYVIDRLPAGIEECTFINLTSDEGYGNSHFKPIIPPKRRRNCYRIDDEQMNIEITRGRSEIYDILTHLTFLFIESHKISKRVLIDEQGTTTRDWIKLEKAVLSKKKLTQQEREIAITHTANILGRTFEELTNAHLKFTTKTKPERLLHIVYWLGKLAIEEVIHNNKRTVTFSPVLRERLGHHIHGEIWADHIKEVLEKNNLLNRPIHVISANMHSVMNSIFAPIALKSMAAKKDIFDVYEAISQRENETLRNKITKEALQSGMIYIQDTSGTNIDVQIFDTEKIDFSKTDIGVGEDFKNDEKSVIFVMDYAFGEQAYETIDELLKPYVVDGEKVHLNVKSVSIMGKAGILEGGKGDIMIPSAHIFEGTADNYPFKNELSKSDLEGQGVKVYEGSMISVLGTSLQNKEILKFFYNSTWNVIGLEMEGAHYQKAIQAASKVRGSINEDVKVRYAYYASDNPLETGSTLASGGLGTSGVRPTYLITRKILQQIFK; from the coding sequence ATGAATAAAAGAAAGATTCACGAGAGGACGAGAGCACAAGAAAGCTCAAATGCCATTGAAAGAATGTACATCACAATGCGACATTTATTCAACCGTGGGTTTTATAAACCTATGGGTGTTTCTGGTGAAACATTAAGAGAATCTTTATTGTTATTACGACCTGAGATTTACGGGTCAATTTCCGAAGAAAAAGCAGAATTAGAAGGTTTATTGTATGTTATTGACCGGCTTCCAGCAGGTATTGAAGAGTGTACTTTTATAAATCTTACAAGTGATGAAGGCTACGGAAATTCGCATTTTAAGCCTATAATTCCTCCTAAAAGACGTCGGAACTGTTATCGTATTGATGATGAACAGATGAATATTGAGATTACTAGGGGACGAAGTGAAATTTATGATATTCTAACCCATCTCACTTTTCTATTTATTGAATCGCATAAAATAAGCAAACGTGTTTTAATTGACGAACAGGGGACAACCACAAGAGACTGGATCAAATTAGAAAAGGCTGTACTTTCTAAAAAGAAATTAACGCAGCAAGAACGTGAGATTGCAATTACCCATACTGCAAATATTTTGGGTAGAACATTTGAAGAGCTTACCAATGCACATTTAAAATTTACAACGAAAACCAAACCAGAACGCTTATTACATATTGTGTATTGGTTGGGCAAGTTGGCTATTGAAGAGGTAATCCATAATAATAAGCGCACCGTTACTTTTAGCCCTGTGCTGAGAGAACGTTTAGGACACCATATTCACGGAGAAATCTGGGCGGACCACATAAAGGAGGTTTTAGAGAAAAATAATTTATTAAATCGCCCAATACACGTTATCAGCGCAAATATGCACAGCGTTATGAACTCTATTTTTGCCCCAATTGCATTAAAGTCAATGGCAGCTAAAAAGGATATTTTTGATGTTTATGAGGCCATAAGCCAAAGGGAAAATGAAACGTTACGCAATAAAATTACCAAGGAAGCGTTGCAAAGTGGAATGATTTATATACAGGATACATCTGGAACTAATATAGACGTTCAGATTTTTGATACTGAAAAAATAGATTTTTCTAAGACAGATATTGGAGTTGGAGAAGACTTTAAAAATGATGAAAAATCTGTGATATTTGTTATGGATTATGCTTTTGGAGAGCAAGCTTATGAAACTATTGATGAGTTATTAAAACCGTATGTGGTTGATGGCGAGAAAGTTCATTTAAATGTAAAGTCTGTTTCCATTATGGGTAAAGCAGGTATTTTAGAAGGGGGAAAAGGCGATATAATGATACCATCTGCACATATTTTTGAAGGTACTGCAGATAATTACCCTTTTAAAAATGAGCTTAGTAAATCAGATTTAGAAGGTCAAGGCGTAAAGGTTTACGAAGGGTCTATGATTAGTGTTTTGGGAACTTCTCTTCAAAATAAAGAAATACTGAAGTTCTTTTACAATTCTACATGGAATGTGATTGGACTGGAAATGGAAGGTGCTCATTACCAAAAAGCGATACAAGCAGCGTCAAAAGTTAGAGGGAGTATAAACGAAGATGTGAAAGTACGATATGCTTATTATGCGAGTGATAATCCTCTAGAAACAGGAAGCACATTGGCCTCAGGTGGTTTGGGGACTTCAGGAGTAAGACCAACCTATTTAATAACAAGAAAAATATTACAACAGATATTTAAATAA
- the rfbA gene encoding glucose-1-phosphate thymidylyltransferase RfbA, with protein MKGIILAGGSGTRLHPLTLAVSKQLMPIYDKPMIYYPLSTLMWSGIKDILIISTPHDLPLFQQLLGDGKKFGCNFEYAVQEAPNGLAEAFIIGSDFIGDDKVALILGDNIFYGTGLEQLLQANNDPEGGIIYAYHVHDPERYGVAEFDKQGNVISIEEKPEKPKSNYAVPGIYFYDNSVVEIAKNIKPSHRNELEITDINKEYLNQGKLKVSVLDKGTAWLDTGTFKSLMQASQFVQVIEERQGLKIGAIEEVAYKMGYINKNEFSNLIQPLIKSGYGKHLLSILEN; from the coding sequence ATGAAAGGTATAATACTGGCAGGAGGATCAGGAACGAGATTACATCCATTAACCTTAGCAGTAAGTAAGCAATTAATGCCTATTTACGATAAACCAATGATATATTATCCATTATCGACTTTAATGTGGTCTGGTATAAAAGACATTCTCATCATTTCTACTCCTCACGATTTACCATTGTTTCAACAACTCTTAGGAGACGGAAAAAAATTTGGTTGTAATTTTGAATATGCTGTTCAAGAAGCACCAAACGGATTGGCAGAAGCATTTATAATTGGATCAGATTTTATAGGCGATGATAAAGTCGCATTAATTTTGGGAGATAATATTTTCTACGGAACAGGGCTAGAACAATTATTACAAGCTAACAACGACCCAGAGGGAGGGATTATTTATGCCTATCATGTTCATGATCCAGAACGTTATGGAGTTGCAGAGTTTGATAAGCAAGGTAATGTTATTTCAATTGAGGAAAAACCAGAAAAACCAAAGTCTAATTATGCTGTCCCTGGAATATACTTTTACGATAATTCAGTAGTTGAGATCGCAAAAAATATAAAGCCGAGCCATAGGAATGAATTAGAAATAACAGACATTAATAAAGAATACCTCAACCAAGGAAAATTAAAAGTGAGCGTATTAGACAAAGGCACAGCATGGCTAGACACAGGCACTTTTAAATCATTGATGCAAGCCTCACAATTTGTTCAAGTTATTGAAGAACGTCAAGGATTAAAAATAGGAGCGATAGAGGAAGTAGCTTATAAAATGGGTTATATAAATAAAAATGAATTTAGTAATTTAATTCAGCCACTTATAAAAAGTGGTTATGGTAAGCATCTATTGAGCATTTTAGAAAATTAA
- the rfbC gene encoding dTDP-4-dehydrorhamnose 3,5-epimerase — protein sequence MKRIDTALEDCFIIEPKLFKDKRGYFFETFNQKSFNKIAGIDTKFVQDNESFSTKGVLRGLHYQIGDFAQAKLVRVICGKVWDVAVDIRKHSKTFGQYISVELSEENKKQLFVPRGFAHGFIVLSDTAIFSYKCDNFYDKSSERGIAYNDSKLNIDWQLPQNEFIVSEKDVILPKFENATLW from the coding sequence ATGAAAAGGATTGATACAGCGCTAGAAGATTGTTTTATTATAGAACCAAAACTTTTCAAAGACAAAAGAGGTTATTTTTTTGAAACATTTAATCAAAAAAGCTTTAATAAAATAGCAGGAATTGACACCAAATTTGTACAAGACAATGAATCTTTCTCTACAAAAGGAGTTTTAAGAGGCTTGCATTATCAAATAGGTGATTTCGCTCAAGCTAAATTAGTTAGAGTAATTTGTGGCAAAGTATGGGATGTGGCTGTAGATATTAGAAAACATTCTAAAACTTTTGGACAATATATTTCAGTAGAACTTTCAGAAGAAAATAAAAAACAGCTGTTCGTACCAAGAGGTTTTGCTCATGGCTTCATTGTATTGAGTGACACAGCGATTTTTTCATATAAATGCGATAATTTTTATGATAAATCTTCCGAAAGAGGTATTGCATATAATGACTCTAAGCTAAATATTGACTGGCAATTACCTCAAAATGAATTTATAGTGTCAGAAAAGGATGTAATCTTACCAAAATTTGAGAATGCGACATTATGGTAA
- the rfbD gene encoding dTDP-4-dehydrorhamnose reductase, translating to MVNVLVTGANGQLASCLNDTIIVNSDYNYIFKNSSELDITNNKDLASFFKQNKIKYCINCAAYTAVDKAEQDRKQATKVNVLGAENLAIECSKINAILIHISTDFVFDGEQSKAYNETDSTNPKSVYGQTKLDGELKIKENLSNYFIIRTSWLYSEHGNNFMKTMLRLSKERDQLSIVSDQIGTPTYAKDLAIVILKIIETESTSYGCYHYSNEGVASWYDFAKAIFEIKNSNIEIIPIKTSNYPTPAERPIFSVLNKEKIKDNLGIEIPHWRDSLKKAILNLNNLTN from the coding sequence ATGGTAAATGTTTTAGTAACAGGCGCTAACGGTCAACTTGCAAGTTGTTTAAATGACACTATAATTGTCAATTCTGATTATAATTATATTTTCAAAAATTCTTCAGAATTAGATATCACAAATAACAAAGATCTAGCGTCATTTTTTAAGCAAAATAAAATTAAATATTGCATAAATTGTGCTGCCTATACAGCAGTTGACAAAGCAGAACAAGATAGAAAGCAGGCAACAAAAGTAAATGTGTTGGGTGCGGAGAATTTAGCCATAGAATGTTCCAAAATAAATGCTATTTTAATCCATATATCGACCGACTTTGTTTTTGATGGCGAACAATCAAAAGCCTATAATGAAACCGATAGTACCAACCCAAAAAGCGTTTATGGACAAACCAAGTTAGATGGAGAACTAAAAATAAAAGAAAACCTATCTAATTATTTTATTATAAGAACATCATGGTTGTACTCTGAACATGGTAATAATTTTATGAAAACCATGCTTAGGCTTTCAAAAGAAAGAGATCAACTTTCAATAGTTAGTGACCAAATTGGTACACCAACCTATGCCAAAGATTTAGCTATTGTCATTTTAAAAATAATAGAGACCGAATCTACATCTTATGGATGTTATCATTATAGCAATGAAGGTGTTGCGAGTTGGTATGATTTTGCAAAAGCCATTTTTGAAATAAAAAATAGTAACATAGAAATAATACCTATAAAAACATCAAATTATCCAACTCCAGCAGAGAGACCTATTTTTAGCGTTTTGAATAAAGAAAAGATAAAAGATAATTTGGGTATAGAAATTCCTCATTGGAGAGATAGCTTAAAAAAAGCTATTTTAAATTTGAATAATTTGACAAACTAA
- the gmd gene encoding GDP-mannose 4,6-dehydratase yields the protein MKKVALITGVTGQDGAYLSEFLLKKGYIVHGVKRRSSLFNTDRIDHLYQDPHVENQNFILHYGDLTDSTNLIRIIQDVKPDEIYNLAAMSHVHVSFEIPEYTANADGVGTLRLLEAIRILGLEKKTRIYQASTSELYGKVQEVPQTETTPFYPRSPYAVAKMYAYWITVNYREAYGMYACNGILFNHESPIRGETFVTRKITRATSKIALGLQDKIYLGNLDAQRDWGHAKDYIRMMWMILQADEAEDWVIATGKTTTVRDFVRMCFEHVGIELEFKGEGSNERGYVKSCSNQDYQLEIGKEVIAVDEKYFRPTEVELLIGDATKAKEKLGWVPKYDLPALVEDMMSSDIHLMQKQQYLKDGGYKIKNYFE from the coding sequence ATGAAAAAAGTAGCATTAATAACAGGAGTAACAGGTCAAGATGGAGCTTATCTAAGTGAGTTTCTATTAAAGAAAGGATACATTGTTCATGGAGTGAAAAGAAGATCATCTCTATTTAATACAGACAGAATAGACCATTTATACCAAGATCCTCATGTAGAAAATCAAAACTTCATTTTACATTATGGAGATTTAACAGATAGTACAAATCTTATAAGAATCATACAAGATGTAAAACCAGATGAAATTTATAATTTGGCTGCCATGAGTCACGTTCATGTCTCTTTTGAAATCCCAGAATACACAGCTAATGCAGACGGAGTAGGTACTCTACGTCTTTTGGAAGCAATTAGAATTCTTGGATTAGAGAAGAAAACAAGAATATATCAAGCATCAACATCTGAGCTATATGGTAAAGTTCAAGAAGTACCACAAACCGAAACAACACCTTTTTATCCAAGAAGTCCTTATGCGGTAGCAAAAATGTACGCCTATTGGATTACTGTAAATTACCGCGAAGCTTATGGTATGTACGCTTGTAACGGTATTTTATTCAATCACGAATCCCCAATTCGTGGAGAAACCTTTGTAACCAGGAAAATAACTAGGGCAACCTCAAAAATAGCCCTAGGCCTGCAAGACAAGATTTATTTAGGTAACCTTGATGCCCAAAGAGATTGGGGACACGCTAAGGACTACATTAGAATGATGTGGATGATCCTTCAAGCAGACGAAGCTGAAGATTGGGTCATCGCAACAGGTAAAACAACAACAGTTAGAGATTTCGTGAGAATGTGCTTTGAGCACGTTGGCATTGAACTTGAATTCAAAGGAGAAGGTTCAAATGAAAGAGGTTATGTTAAATCATGTAGCAATCAAGATTATCAATTAGAAATCGGGAAAGAAGTCATTGCAGTCGACGAAAAATATTTTAGACCAACAGAAGTAGAATTACTTATTGGTGATGCTACAAAAGCTAAAGAAAAATTAGGTTGGGTGCCTAAATATGATTTGCCAGCACTGGTTGAGGATATGATGTCTAGCGATATTCATTTAATGCAAAAACAGCAGTATCTAAAAGATGGCGGTTATAAAATCAAAAACTACTTTGAGTAA